The Psychrobacter sp. 28M-43 genome segment CCCCTGTAATGTCTAGGCTATGAACAACCGATATATAATAGCGACTAAGTAGTCGTTCTTAATATGGTGTCATGACCTGTCAGTTATCTAAAAACGAATAAACCGTTTAAAACATAACTTTTCCCTAGCGGTGTCCATTGCGAACTATACCGAAACTGGGATAACGTTGTCAATGACAATAAGATAAGTGGCTGTCTATAAACCGCTTATACTCGATGTATCTCTAACGCTTCGTACTAAAAAATGGCAGGGGTAGCTGGACTCGAACCAACGGATGTCAGGATCAAAACCTGATGCCTTACCAACTTGGCTATACCCCTATTGTGGCGACCTATTATAAGTAAATTTTCAGATTTTGCAAGTCATTTGCGGCTTTTTCTGGTATTTATTCATATTAATTCAATGCTGAAAGAATTTTGGTAGGTTAATCCTAAGAAGCGTCGTTATATTTGACCTTAATGGTTTATTATAGTTTTAGATATTGATATAGATTATAAAGTGGTATGGCTATATTTTGAAATCAATTAGAGGCTGATGGTAATGATTGATATAAAATTTGAAGGATATTACGTAGACAGCGGTGTCAGTAAAAAAATATGTATAGTAGACAAGCCTAGCGAAGAGTATGTTTTGACAAACTTGAATGAGCTGAATGATAAATGCAGTGGCACAGTCGTCATGGAAAATATGCTTGCTAAAGAAGATGTTGAGCCACTAAATTTGACTCTATATCTAGAGAACGGAAGGTATTTGTTAATGCTATTGGACTATGATGAAGAGAGATATGTAGACGTAAGAACGGCTTATAATCCTGATGCTCCTAAAGGAGAATGGACGTATATCAAGGGAGAGTTGCATTGCGCTACAACGGTTATCAATGATTTAGAAATAGCGAAAGCATGCTTTTTAGAGTTTAATGCAACAGGTAATGTTTCCCAGAGTCTTTTAGATTGAAGTTCATACTTCAAAAGACATAGAAGTAATAATAGAAAATCACAAACTCCCCACCACATACCCTGCACAAGGTGCCTCTGTAACCCATTTTG includes the following:
- a CDS encoding DUF6911 family protein, with protein sequence MIDIKFEGYYVDSGVSKKICIVDKPSEEYVLTNLNELNDKCSGTVVMENMLAKEDVEPLNLTLYLENGRYLLMLLDYDEERYVDVRTAYNPDAPKGEWTYIKGELHCATTVINDLEIAKACFLEFNATGNVSQSLLD